A stretch of the Nothobranchius furzeri strain GRZ-AD chromosome 5, NfurGRZ-RIMD1, whole genome shotgun sequence genome encodes the following:
- the si:dkey-11p23.7 gene encoding sialic acid-binding Ig-like lectin 15 isoform X1, giving the protein MEVLRFCGSLVLLLFTGAFSSGDDSWSMNVHSEVRGIDGYPVVLPCTFSHPQHSQHSALQVLWRLGHGQEAIVLYHCTSRLGAPNCEPGPQQDQRYRLEGNPREHDLSLRINIVTLQDDGHYYCRVEVQGREHISFEDKMGTRLRVEAPPKIQTLLVEGSEQFGFTALCRVQGSPVPEVQWFGPDDLLEGSHTVPLAQGSRPRHLTVSRLRGVKPDQQYTCKATNLRGKDQASLHVLHPHSPVSFTSVPTTLLLLLSVALGAKVVLMVGMGVWMVQGQVLQEISSWRN; this is encoded by the exons CTTTCAGCTCCGGAGATGACAGCTGGTCCATGAATGTACATTCAGAGGTTCGGGGTATAGATGGATACCCAGTGGTGCTGCCCTGTACCTTCAGCCACCCGCAACATTCCCAGCATTCTGCACTGCAGGTGCTGTGGCGTCTGGGCCATGGGCAAGAGGCCATAGTCCTGTACCACTGCACCAGTCGACTGGGAGCCCCCAACTGTGAACCAggtccacagcaggaccagcgctaccGGCTGGAAGGCAATCCGAGAGAGCACGACTTGTCGCTGCGTATAAACATTGTCACCTTGCAGGATGATGGGCATTACTACTGCCGAGTGGAGGTTCAGGGACGGGAACACATCAGCTTTGAGGACAAGATGGGGACCAGGCTCAGAGTGGAAG CTCCTCCAAAGATCCAGACCCTGTTGGTTGAAGGTAGCGAGCAGTTTGGGTTTACTGCTCTGTGTCGGGTTCAGGGCTCACCGGTGCCAGAAGTCCAGTGGTTTGGCCCAGATGACCTGCTAGAGGGTTCCCACACGGTTCCGCTGGCTCAGGGCTCCAGACCTCGACACCTCACCGTCAGCCGGCTAAGAGGCGTGAAACCTGATCAGCAGTACACCTGCAAAGCCACCAACCTGCGTGGCAAAGACCAGGCCTCCTTGCATGTCCTTCACCCCCATTCACCAGTGTCATTCACCTCCGTACCAACgactctccttctcctcctgtcAGTGGCTCTGGGGGCTAAAGTGGTTTTGATGGTGGGGATGGGGGTGTGGATGGTCCAGGGTCAGGTTCTACAGGAAATCAGCTCCTGGAGGAACTAA
- the si:dkey-11p23.7 gene encoding sialic acid-binding Ig-like lectin 15 isoform X2 yields the protein MNVHSEVRGIDGYPVVLPCTFSHPQHSQHSALQVLWRLGHGQEAIVLYHCTSRLGAPNCEPGPQQDQRYRLEGNPREHDLSLRINIVTLQDDGHYYCRVEVQGREHISFEDKMGTRLRVEAPPKIQTLLVEGSEQFGFTALCRVQGSPVPEVQWFGPDDLLEGSHTVPLAQGSRPRHLTVSRLRGVKPDQQYTCKATNLRGKDQASLHVLHPHSPVSFTSVPTTLLLLLSVALGAKVVLMVGMGVWMVQGQVLQEISSWRN from the exons ATGAATGTACATTCAGAGGTTCGGGGTATAGATGGATACCCAGTGGTGCTGCCCTGTACCTTCAGCCACCCGCAACATTCCCAGCATTCTGCACTGCAGGTGCTGTGGCGTCTGGGCCATGGGCAAGAGGCCATAGTCCTGTACCACTGCACCAGTCGACTGGGAGCCCCCAACTGTGAACCAggtccacagcaggaccagcgctaccGGCTGGAAGGCAATCCGAGAGAGCACGACTTGTCGCTGCGTATAAACATTGTCACCTTGCAGGATGATGGGCATTACTACTGCCGAGTGGAGGTTCAGGGACGGGAACACATCAGCTTTGAGGACAAGATGGGGACCAGGCTCAGAGTGGAAG CTCCTCCAAAGATCCAGACCCTGTTGGTTGAAGGTAGCGAGCAGTTTGGGTTTACTGCTCTGTGTCGGGTTCAGGGCTCACCGGTGCCAGAAGTCCAGTGGTTTGGCCCAGATGACCTGCTAGAGGGTTCCCACACGGTTCCGCTGGCTCAGGGCTCCAGACCTCGACACCTCACCGTCAGCCGGCTAAGAGGCGTGAAACCTGATCAGCAGTACACCTGCAAAGCCACCAACCTGCGTGGCAAAGACCAGGCCTCCTTGCATGTCCTTCACCCCCATTCACCAGTGTCATTCACCTCCGTACCAACgactctccttctcctcctgtcAGTGGCTCTGGGGGCTAAAGTGGTTTTGATGGTGGGGATGGGGGTGTGGATGGTCCAGGGTCAGGTTCTACAGGAAATCAGCTCCTGGAGGAACTAA